GGGACAGCACCAGTGCCAGGCCCCACGGCATGTCGTTCTTGATCATCAGCACCGCGGCGAACGATCCCACGAACGCCACGAGCGACCCCACGGAGAGGTCGATGTGGCCGGCGATGATCACGATCATCATGCCCATGGCGAGGATCAGGATGTAGCTGTTCTGCTGGACCAGGTTGGAGACGTTGTTCGGCAGCAGCAGGGTGCCGTCGGTCCAGATCTCGAACAGCACGACGATGAAGGCCAGCGCGATCAGCATGCCGTACTGGCGCATGTTGGTGCGCAGGCTGTGCAGCAGAGCCGTCCCGGCGGACGGGACGACCGCCTGCTGGAGAGGCGGGTCGGTCGGTGGTGTGGTCGTGGTGCTCATGAGCTGCCTCGGCTTCCATCCATGGTCATCTGACGCATCAGCACTTCCTGGGTGGCCTCCTGGCGGCTGACCTCGCCGGTCAGCCGCCCCGCGGCCATGGTGTAGATCCGGTCGCACATCCCCAGCAGCTCCGGCAGCTCGGAGGAGATGAACAGCACCGCCTTGCCCTGCGCCGCGAGCCGGTCCACGACCGTGTAGATCTCGTACTTGGCGCCCACGTCGATCCCGCGCGTCGGCTCGTCGAGGATCAGCACCTCGGGCCCGGCGTGGATCCACTTGCTCAGCACGACCTTCTGCTGGTTGCCGCCGGACAGCCTGCCCACCTCCTCGAAGACGGTGGGCGTCTTGATGTTCATCGAGGCCCGGTACCGCTCGGCGACCCTGCGCTCCTCGTGCTCGTCCACGACGCCGTGGCGGGCCAGGGCGGGCAGCGACGCCAGGGACACGTTGCGGTGCACGGTGTCGATGAGGTTCAGGCCGTACCGCTTGCGGTCCTCGGTGACGTAGGCGATGCCGGCCGCGACCGCCGCGGGCACCGTGCGGGTGTCCACCGGCCGCCCGTCCACCTCCACCGAGCCGGCCACGTACTGCCCGTAGGACCGGCCGAACACCGACATCGCCAGCTCGGTGCGGCCCGCGCCCATCAGCCCGGCGACCCCGACGATCTCTCCGCGCCCCACCGTCAGCGACACGTCGTCGACGACCGTGCGCTGGTGGTCCACCGGGTGCCGGACCGTCCACCCCGACACGCGCAGCGCGACAGTGCCGGCGTCCTCGCCCTCGTAGGGCGTGCGGTCCGGGAAGCGGTGGTCCAGGTCGCGGCCGACCATGCCGCGGATGATCCGGTCCTCCGAGACGTCCGGCTCCGCGCCCGGGGAGGTGCGCACCGGCAGCGTCTCGATGGTGCGGCCGTCGCGCAGGATGGTCACCCGGTCGGCGATCCGGCGGATCTCGTTCAGCTTGTGCGAGATGAGGATGCAGGCGATGCCCTGATCGCGCAGCTCCGCGATGAGGCCGAGCAGCGCCCGGCTGTCCTCGTCGTTGAGCGCGGCCGTCGGCTCGTCGAGGATCAGCAGCCTGACCTTCTTCGACAGGGCCTTCGCGATCTCCACGAGCTGCTGCTTGCCGACGCCGAGTTCGGCCACCGGGGTGGCCGGCTTCTCGCTCAGCCCGACCCGGGCCAGCAGCCGCGCCGCGCTGCGGTGCGTCTCGCTCCAGTCGATGCGGCCGCCGCGGGCCTGCTCGTTGCCGAGGAAGATGTTCTCCGCGATCGACAGGTACGGGATGAGCGCCAGCTCCTGGTGGATGATCACGATGCCGTGCTGCTCGCTGGCCCGGATGTCCCTGAACGCCACCGGCTCGCCGTCGAAGAGGATCTCGCCGTCGTAGCTGCCGTGCGGGTGCACGCCGCTGAGCACCTTCATCAGCGTCGACTTGCCCGCGCCGTTCTCGCCGCAGATCGCGTGGATCTCGCC
The nucleotide sequence above comes from Streptomyces sp. TS71-3. Encoded proteins:
- the mmsA gene encoding multiple monosaccharide ABC transporter ATP-binding protein encodes the protein MRGITKTFPGVTALSDVRLTVRPGEIHAICGENGAGKSTLMKVLSGVHPHGSYDGEILFDGEPVAFRDIRASEQHGIVIIHQELALIPYLSIAENIFLGNEQARGGRIDWSETHRSAARLLARVGLSEKPATPVAELGVGKQQLVEIAKALSKKVRLLILDEPTAALNDEDSRALLGLIAELRDQGIACILISHKLNEIRRIADRVTILRDGRTIETLPVRTSPGAEPDVSEDRIIRGMVGRDLDHRFPDRTPYEGEDAGTVALRVSGWTVRHPVDHQRTVVDDVSLTVGRGEIVGVAGLMGAGRTELAMSVFGRSYGQYVAGSVEVDGRPVDTRTVPAAVAAGIAYVTEDRKRYGLNLIDTVHRNVSLASLPALARHGVVDEHEERRVAERYRASMNIKTPTVFEEVGRLSGGNQQKVVLSKWIHAGPEVLILDEPTRGIDVGAKYEIYTVVDRLAAQGKAVLFISSELPELLGMCDRIYTMAAGRLTGEVSRQEATQEVLMRQMTMDGSRGSS